The Burkholderia mayonis genome window below encodes:
- a CDS encoding ABC transporter permease — translation MTRAMNAASTKATIGAASRRAGVALARAAALAALAVLVARPGWLEPLFAPFADNGAPAIYPRASLFDLTLAHLAIVATASAAGAAFALAAGIFVTRRAGAEFLPVARSVVHIGQTFPPVAVLALAVPAVGFGVKPVLIALILYGLLPIFESTIAGLQDVPADAVDAARGMGMSAPQRLVWIELPLAFPVILNGIRLAVVINLGTATIGSTVAAKGLGDVIIAGLQTSNTAFVLQGGLIVALLAVLVYDALGVIGRWIAPAGAGAMRREGGE, via the coding sequence ATGACGCGCGCGATGAACGCTGCGAGCACGAAGGCGACGATCGGCGCCGCGAGCCGTCGGGCGGGTGTCGCGCTTGCCCGCGCCGCCGCGCTGGCGGCGCTCGCCGTGCTGGTCGCGCGGCCCGGCTGGCTCGAGCCCCTCTTCGCGCCATTCGCCGACAACGGCGCGCCCGCGATCTACCCGCGCGCGAGCCTCTTCGATCTGACGCTCGCGCATCTCGCGATCGTCGCGACGGCGAGTGCGGCGGGCGCGGCGTTTGCGCTCGCCGCCGGGATCTTCGTCACGCGGCGCGCGGGCGCGGAATTCCTGCCCGTCGCGCGCAGCGTCGTGCACATCGGGCAGACTTTCCCGCCCGTCGCAGTGCTCGCGCTCGCGGTGCCGGCGGTCGGCTTCGGCGTGAAGCCCGTGCTGATCGCGCTGATCCTGTACGGGCTGCTGCCCATCTTCGAGAGCACGATCGCGGGGCTGCAGGACGTGCCCGCCGATGCCGTCGACGCCGCGCGCGGGATGGGAATGAGCGCGCCGCAGCGGCTCGTATGGATCGAGTTGCCGCTCGCGTTTCCGGTGATCCTGAACGGCATCCGGCTCGCGGTCGTCATCAATCTCGGCACCGCGACAATCGGTTCGACCGTCGCGGCGAAGGGGCTCGGCGACGTGATCATCGCCGGATTGCAGACGTCGAACACCGCGTTCGTGCTGCAAGGCGGTCTCATCGTCGCGCTGCTCGCGGTGCTGGTCTACGACGCGCTCGGCGTGATCGGGCGATGGATCGCGCCCGCGGGGGCGGGGGCGATGCGGCGCGAAGGCGGCGAGTAG
- a CDS encoding ABC transporter substrate-binding protein, with protein MKIPRFSRTLRAAAAAVAVSLVSAAPGAHAADAVTVASKIDTEGNLLGNVIAQVLKAHGIAVVDKIGLGATPIVRRALTTGEIDIYPEYTGNAAFFFNKADDPAWKNAAQGYALAKQLDYSANRIIWLAPAPANNTWGVAVLSSVAQSQHLKTFSDFGKWVGAGGKVKLAASAEFVNSASALPSFEKAYGFKLKPEQMLVLSGGDTAATIKAAAQQTDGVNAAMVYGTDGGIAATGLTVLDDDKHVQPVYAPTPIVREAVLKAHPQIADYLKPVFASLDLKTLQTLNARIQINGEPAASVAASYLKAKGFVK; from the coding sequence ATGAAGATTCCCCGTTTCAGCCGCACCCTGCGCGCGGCCGCCGCCGCGGTGGCCGTCTCGCTTGTTTCCGCCGCGCCCGGCGCGCACGCCGCCGACGCGGTGACCGTCGCGTCGAAGATCGACACCGAAGGCAACCTGCTCGGCAACGTGATCGCGCAGGTGCTGAAGGCGCACGGCATCGCCGTCGTCGACAAGATCGGGCTCGGCGCGACGCCGATCGTCCGACGGGCGCTGACGACGGGCGAAATCGACATCTATCCGGAATATACCGGCAACGCCGCATTCTTCTTCAACAAGGCCGACGATCCCGCGTGGAAGAACGCCGCGCAAGGCTACGCGCTCGCGAAGCAGCTCGACTACTCGGCGAACCGGATCATCTGGCTCGCGCCCGCGCCCGCGAACAATACGTGGGGCGTCGCGGTGCTGAGCTCGGTCGCGCAATCGCAGCACCTGAAGACGTTCAGCGACTTCGGCAAGTGGGTCGGCGCGGGCGGCAAGGTGAAGCTCGCCGCATCGGCCGAGTTCGTCAACAGCGCGTCCGCACTGCCGTCGTTCGAGAAGGCGTACGGCTTCAAGCTGAAGCCGGAGCAGATGCTCGTGCTGTCGGGCGGCGACACCGCCGCGACGATCAAGGCCGCCGCGCAGCAGACGGACGGCGTGAACGCCGCGATGGTCTACGGCACCGACGGCGGCATCGCGGCGACGGGGCTTACGGTCCTCGACGACGACAAGCACGTGCAGCCCGTCTACGCGCCGACGCCGATCGTCCGCGAGGCGGTGCTGAAAGCGCATCCGCAGATCGCCGATTACCTGAAACCCGTGTTCGCGAGCCTCGATCTGAAGACGCTGCAGACGCTCAACGCGCGAATCCAGATCAACGGCGAGCCGGCCGCGAGCGTCGCGGCGAGCTATCTGAAAGCGAAGGGCTTCGTCAAATGA
- a CDS encoding ABC transporter permease: protein MTARTAGGARAPVPAPRPDAAPAWIARVDKVGVLIAALVAYAAFFEPFVTLRANRIAGGSGLALDAVFPALHAHALAALWAAGALFALVRSRAALRAAVGAALVVALCIAVGAAPAHLVTPDTPLARVSPASGAWLLLFAFAVLIADALARVALAPGARLAALAAAVAALAAFVHGGFWDGLSVMQEYAVRADTFRNEAIRHLALVTASVAAAAAAGVPLGIGCTRSAALRGAVMPLLNVVQTIPSIALYGLLMAPLAILAARVPLAAAIGVSGIGVAPALIALFLYALLPIVSSVVVGFAQVPAAVIEAAQAMGMTGRERLVAVELPLALPVVLSGVRIVLVQNIGLAAVAALIGGGGFGTFIFQGIGQSATDLVLLGALPTIAFALVTAVLFEAATEIAKGARR, encoded by the coding sequence ATGACGGCGCGCACGGCGGGCGGGGCTCGCGCGCCCGTCCCCGCGCCGCGCCCGGACGCAGCGCCGGCGTGGATCGCGCGCGTCGACAAGGTCGGCGTGCTGATCGCCGCGCTCGTCGCGTACGCGGCATTTTTCGAGCCATTCGTCACGCTGCGCGCGAACCGGATCGCGGGCGGATCGGGGCTTGCGCTCGACGCGGTGTTTCCCGCGCTGCACGCGCATGCGCTCGCCGCGCTGTGGGCGGCTGGCGCGCTGTTCGCGCTCGTCCGCAGCCGCGCCGCTTTGCGCGCTGCGGTCGGCGCCGCGCTCGTCGTCGCGCTGTGCATCGCCGTCGGCGCCGCGCCCGCGCACCTCGTCACGCCCGACACGCCGCTCGCGCGCGTGTCGCCCGCGTCCGGCGCGTGGCTGCTGCTGTTCGCGTTCGCGGTGCTGATCGCCGATGCGCTCGCCCGCGTCGCGCTCGCGCCTGGCGCTCGTCTCGCCGCGCTCGCCGCCGCGGTCGCGGCGCTCGCGGCATTCGTTCACGGCGGCTTCTGGGACGGCTTGTCGGTGATGCAGGAATATGCGGTGCGCGCCGACACGTTCCGCAACGAGGCGATCCGCCATCTTGCGCTCGTCACCGCCTCGGTCGCCGCGGCGGCCGCGGCCGGCGTGCCGCTCGGCATCGGCTGCACGCGCTCGGCCGCGCTGCGCGGCGCGGTGATGCCGCTCCTGAACGTCGTGCAGACGATCCCGAGCATCGCGCTGTACGGCCTGCTGATGGCGCCCCTCGCGATCCTCGCCGCGCGCGTGCCGCTCGCCGCCGCGATCGGCGTGAGCGGGATCGGCGTCGCGCCCGCGCTGATTGCCCTCTTCCTGTATGCGCTGCTGCCGATCGTGTCGAGCGTCGTCGTCGGCTTCGCGCAGGTGCCGGCCGCCGTCATCGAGGCCGCGCAGGCGATGGGGATGACGGGCCGCGAGCGGCTCGTCGCGGTCGAGTTGCCGCTCGCGCTGCCTGTCGTGCTGTCCGGCGTGCGCATCGTGCTCGTGCAGAACATCGGCCTCGCCGCGGTCGCCGCGCTGATCGGCGGCGGCGGTTTCGGCACGTTCATCTTCCAGGGAATCGGGCAGTCGGCGACCGACCTGGTGCTGCTCGGCGCGCTGCCGACGATCGCGTTCGCGCTCGTCACCGCTGTGCTGTTCGAGGCCGCGACCGAGATCGCGAAAGGAGCGCGCCGATGA
- a CDS encoding ABC transporter ATP-binding protein codes for MIEIERVSRHFGDLVPPGLPPVVAVDDVSLTVERGTVTALVGASGSGKSTLLRMINRLIAPTSGTIRVDGVDTASVPAETLRRGIGYVIQGHGLFPHWTVARNIATVPRLLGWRAARIDARVRELLELFELDYATYARKLPHQLSGGQQQRVGVARALAAEPAILLMDEPFGALDPIIRGKAQDDLVALQRRLRITIVIVTHDIDEALRLGDQIAVMDAGRILQAGSPAEILGRPQPGVVERLVAGLDRPLRLLSLMRVDALAEPGVAPGEPISGALTLRDAISELLWRGVPALPVSSADGAVTTRITLAAIVAQAKQPA; via the coding sequence ATGATCGAGATCGAACGCGTGAGCCGGCATTTCGGCGATCTCGTCCCACCGGGACTTCCTCCCGTCGTCGCGGTCGACGACGTGTCGCTCACGGTCGAGCGCGGCACGGTGACGGCGCTCGTCGGCGCATCGGGCAGCGGCAAGTCGACGCTGTTGCGGATGATCAACCGGCTGATCGCGCCGACGAGCGGGACGATTCGCGTCGACGGCGTCGACACCGCGAGCGTGCCCGCCGAGACGCTGCGGCGCGGGATCGGCTACGTGATCCAGGGGCACGGCCTCTTTCCGCACTGGACGGTCGCGCGCAACATCGCGACGGTGCCGCGCCTCCTCGGCTGGCGCGCGGCGCGCATCGACGCGCGGGTGCGCGAGTTGCTCGAGCTGTTCGAGCTCGATTACGCGACGTACGCGCGCAAGCTGCCGCATCAACTGTCGGGCGGCCAGCAGCAGCGCGTCGGCGTCGCGCGCGCACTCGCGGCCGAGCCGGCGATCCTGCTGATGGACGAGCCGTTCGGCGCGCTCGATCCGATCATCCGCGGCAAGGCGCAGGACGATCTCGTCGCGCTGCAGCGTCGGCTCAGGATCACGATCGTGATCGTCACGCACGATATCGACGAGGCGCTGCGGCTCGGCGATCAGATCGCGGTGATGGACGCGGGGCGCATCCTGCAGGCGGGCTCGCCCGCCGAGATTCTCGGACGGCCGCAGCCGGGCGTCGTCGAGCGGCTCGTCGCGGGCCTCGACAGGCCGCTGCGGCTGCTGTCGCTCATGCGCGTCGACGCGCTCGCCGAGCCGGGCGTCGCGCCGGGCGAGCCGATCTCGGGCGCGCTCACGCTGCGCGACGCGATCTCCGAGCTGCTGTGGCGCGGCGTCCCCGCGCTGCCCGTGTCGAGCGCCGACGGCGCCGTGACGACCCGCATCACGCTCGCCGCGATCGTCGCGCAAGCGAAGCAGCCGGCATGA